Proteins encoded within one genomic window of Aspergillus nidulans FGSC A4 chromosome VII:
- a CDS encoding uncharacterized protein (transcript_id=CADANIAT00008124): MSRFLRQDIQRRLLRLLTLKPFRLLPPHGPQAANDEPQCKPSLNHYNNRPVLILALIIFIMGPRHFVRCLPDLLLYPPIRLTAPLAPSAFNLQCSTLDPQSRLLRRRSLERTSMLTCQRPPQSPTNIEGMLSPPSAIGGVRVTLEILEGFDIDEPPRIPCQNRFLKCEAIICLADDTRSRKKIVDGTFAKVVGA; the protein is encoded by the exons ATGTCA AGATTTTTGAGGCAAGATATCCAACGCAGGCTCCTCAGGCTCCTCACTCTGAAACCATTCCGTCTACTCCCACCGCATGGACCACAAGCAGCCAACGACGAACCT CAGTGCAAGCCCTCACTTAACCACTACAACAATCGACCcgttctcatcctcgccttgaTCATCTTTATCATGGGTCCTCGCCATTTTGTCCGATGCCTCCCCGACCTGCTCCTATACCCTCCCATCCGCCTGACAGCACCGCTGGCGCCCTCCGCCTTCAACCTTCAATGCTCGACGCTCGATCCTCAGTCCCGCCTGCTACGACGGAGATCATTAGAACGTACAAGCATGCTTACATGTCAACGGCCACCACAATCTCCAACAAACATAGAAGGAATGCTCTCGCCGCCCTCCGCGATAGGAGGAGTCAGAGTTACACTGGAGATCCTGGAAGGTTTCGATATCGATGAGCCCCCTCGGATTCCGTGCCAAAACCGGTTTCTAAAG TGTGAGGCCATCATCTGCCTGGCAGACGACACAAGAAGCCGGAAGAAAATCGTCGACGGAACGTTTGCCAAAGTTGTAGGGGCCTGA
- the zfpA gene encoding putative C2H2 finger domain protein (transcript_id=CADANIAT00008125), with protein sequence MMALEPSRQHQGPYFQDYSIDPALVDSFSFVDSLGAYGPDLTQPSFQNTGFGDSYTDMGKQNFPVTTSEGFLSGVSTASGPSIASASSSAMGSPYSANTQTFQEDWVDTTHGLSHPTAVMGDLFSNESMVNTFDAEGFYQKKSDSFVDPSLIQPMQQPQLTLTPPAISYPEQPDYNLAPTSFYPQSPEPSRFHYAENYMPKQSFPQQSNLAPPSPIPSGPHSRPASIYDRRSSISSIHSRPSQASPAPSGAEFEGDVKEKGRCPHPDCGRVFKDLKAHMLTHQSERPEKCPIVTCEYHIKGFARKYDKNRHTLTHYKGTMVCGFCPGSGSPAEKSFNRADVFKRHLTSVHGVEQTPPNCRKKSPAASSAKSVSDYCQDATGKCSTCSGTFSNAQDFYEHLDDCVLRVVQQEEPSEAINQQRLAEVESDEEVQKTMEKHRLLDTAGSVDQYDDENDDDDDDDSDDRRPAKSAKTGKNSRVILGANNAISKSCSNNNSKNRLTASKRRNNRDHYPQSWGCPSRNIKMKKRVLCVFDGQRRLWKDEMMLDNEFEVRLKLPGGAGDGTNREAYITDLDVETLKRANGILGATEEERGAWTEGTGGQLIGQPAMLLPDFSQNQEGDVVDIDELMA encoded by the exons ATGATGGCACTAGAGCCTTCAAGGCAACATCAGGGGCCATACTTCCAGGACTACTCCATTGATCCTGCCCTGGTCGACTCCTTCAGTTTCGTGGACAGCCTTGGTGCATATGGTCCCGACTTGACCCAGCCTTCCTTTCAGAATACTGGGTTCGGTGATTCATATACTGACATGGGCAAACAAAATTTTCCCGTTACCACTTCAGAGGGGTTTCTGTCTGGTGTGTCGACCGCTTCCGGTCCTTCGATTGCCAgcgcttcttcatcagccatGGGCTCGCCTTACTCGGCAAATACGCAAACCTTTCAAGAGGATTGGGTTGACACAACCCACGGTTTGAGCCATCCTACTGCAGTCATGGGAGATTTGTTTTCCAACGAGAGTATGGTAAACACTTTTGACGCGGAGGGGTTTTACCAAAAGAAATCAGATAGCTTTGTTG ACCCCTCTCTTATCCAGCCcatgcagcaaccgcaacTCACTCTTACTCCTCCCGCCATTTCATACCCTGAACAGCCCGACTACAACCTGGCCCCAACCAGCTTCTACCCTCAGTCTCCGGAACCTTCTCGATTTCACTATGCAGAAAATTACATGCCGAAGCAATCATTCCCGCAACAATCCAACCTCGCCCCTCCCTCGCCAATACCCTCAGGCCCTCACTCTCGCCCTGCGTCTATATATGATCGCCGGTCGTCGATATCATCCATACACTCTCGTCCTTCACAAGCAAGCCCAGCTCCCAGCGGTGCTGAATTCGAAGGCgatgtcaaggagaagggacGTTGCCCTCATCCCGACTGCGGGCGTGTTTTTAAAGACTTGAAGGCCCACATGCTCACCCATCAATCGGAACGACCCGAAAAGTGTCCGATTGTGACCTGCGAGTACCACATCAAGGGCTTTGCCCGTAAATATGACAAGAACAGACACACTCTCACCCACTACAAGGGCACGATGGTCTGCGGCTTCTGTCCCGGCTCCGGCTCTCCCGCGGAGAAGAGTTTCAACAGGGCCGACGTGTTCAAGCGCCATCTAACCTCAGTTCATGGTGTGGAGCAGACCCCACCAAACTGCCGCAAGAAGAGCCCGGCTGCCTCTTCTGCTAAGAGCGTCTCGGACTACTGCCAAGATGCGACGGGCAAGTGCTCCACTTGCTCAGGCACCTTCAGCAACGCACAGGACTTCTACGAGCATCTCGACGACTGTGTCCTCCGCGTTGTGCAGCAAGAGGAACCCAGCGAGGCGATCAACCAACAAAGACTTGCAGAAGTCGAGTCGGATGAGGAAGTCCAGAAGACAATGGAAAAGCACAGGCTACTCGACACGGCTGGCTCCGTTGATCAATACGACGATGAAaacgatgacgacgacgatgatgactcTGACGATCGACGACCAGCCAAGTCTGCCAAAACCGGCAAAAATTCCCGCGTGATTCTGGGCGCCAACAACGCCATTAGCAAGTCTTGCTCAAACAACAATAGTAAAAACCGTCTCACCGCGTCCAAACGACGCAACAACCGCGACCACTACCCACAGTCCTGGGGCTGCCCCAGCCGCAAtatcaagatgaagaagcgtgTCCTCTGCGTCTTCGACGGCCAGCGCCGCCTTTGGAAGGACGAAATGATGCTCGACAATGAGTTCGAGGTCCGGCTAAAGCTCCCCGGTGGTGCTGGAGACGGCACAAACCGCGAAGCTTATATCACCGACCTGGATGTCGAGACGCTTAAGCGCGCCAACGGGATCCTCGGTGCTACTGAGGAGGAACGTGGCGCTTGGACTGAAGGAACTGGAGGGCAGCTCATTGGACAGCCAGCGATGCTACTCCCTGACTTCTCCCAGAACCAGGAGGGGGATGTCGTGGATATTGACGAGTTGATGGCTTGA
- a CDS encoding uncharacterized protein (transcript_id=CADANIAT00008126), with protein MSSVACSWSRLSTEPLALLLPPIALLCSIVHPDSSLELLTRSRDLDSAIVAVQDRLTRVIASTIFARDKDPYSVPIASIHGSFIRGEASPEFQAWALPVTHQEFASSSSLSIGEPPDPPLQCHEAPTELNPEYYHVAHSRPESPLAADKPWDSIPLALNALIDTNWGITAESKESALDRRVACQRTALNRLLRGQGMDGYAADELSWSCGENKRYRNSQSRRMMIAVQPDCEKPQTVGSYFVLLVRILHIIRQ; from the exons ATGTCGAGTGTCGCCTGCTCATGGAGCCGGCTCTCCACAGAGCCTCtagctctgctgctgccccCTATCGCCCTTCTGTGCTCCATTGTCCATCCTGACTCGAGTTTGGAGCTTTTGACACGCAG CCGAGATCTGGACAGCGCGATAGTGGCAGTGCAGGATAGATTGACTAGGGTGATTGCGAGTACCATATTTGCAAGAGACAAGGAcccgtactccgtacctaTTGCATCGATCCATGGCAGTTTCATCAGAGG GGAAGCCTCCCCGGAGTTCCAGGCTTGGGCCTTACCAGTTACCCATCAAGAATTCGCGTCGAGTTCCAGCTTATCTATTGGAGAACCGCCCGACCCACCCCTGCAGTGCCACGAGGCCCCTACGGAGTTGAACCCTGAATACTACCACGTTGCCCACAGTCGCCCGGAGTCGCCGCTGGCGGCCGACAAACCATGGGACTCCATACCACTCGCTCTGAATGCTTTG ATCGACACGAACTGGGGAATCACAGCAGAGTCCAAGGAATCGGCGTTGGACCGGCGCGTGGCTTGCCAACGAACTGCTTTGAATAGATTACTTAGGGGCCAGGGTATGGATGGATACGCAGCGGATGAATTAAGTTGGTCTTGTGGGGAAAATAAG CGTTATCGAAACAGTCAAAGCCGTCGCATGATGATCGCGGTCCAACCAGATTGTGAGAAACCCCAGACTGTTGGCAGCTATTTTGTCCTGTTGGTTCGCATTTTGCACATCATTCGACAGTAA
- a CDS encoding protein nagA (transcript_id=CADANIAT00008127), translating into MAYFRLYAVLLAVASSVAAVKVNPLPAPRHISWGHSGPKPLSDVSLRTERDTDDSILTNAWNRAWETIVSLEWVPAGIEAPIPEFDEFPTSTPSASAAATRSKRANVPIQFVDVDVEDWDADLQHGVDESYTLDAKAGSDAIDITAKTVWGALHAFTTLQQLVISDGNGGLILEQPVHIKDAPLYPYRGLMVDTGRNFISVRKLHEQLDGMALSKLNVLHWHLDDTQSWPVHIDAYPEMTKDAYSARETYSHDDLRNVVAYARARGIRVIPEIDMPAHSASGWQQVDPDIVACANSWWSNDNWPLHTAVQPNPGQLDIINPKTYEVVQDVYEELSSIFTDDWFHVGGDEIQPNCYNFSTYVTEWFQEDPSRTYNDLMQHWVDKAVPIFRSVSDSRRLVMWEDVVLNTEHADDVPTDIVMQSWNNGLENINKLTERGYDVIVSSADFMYLDCGRGGYVTNDDRYNEQTNPDPDTPSFNYGGIGGSWCGPYKTWQRIYNYDFTLNLTNAQAKHVIGATAPLWSEQVDDVNISNLFWPRAAALAELVWSGNRDAKGNKRTTLFTQRILNFREYLLANGVMAATVVPKYCLQHPHACDLNYDQTVLH; encoded by the coding sequence ATGGCCTACTTCCGCCTCTACGCCGTGTTGCTTGCCGTGGCGTCCTCGGTCGCCGCCGTCAAGGTCAATCCTCTACCAGCTCCACGCCACATTTCCTGGGGTCATTCAGGCCCAAAACCGCTATCGGATGTCAGTTTGCGCACTGAACGAGATACTGACGATAGTATCCTTACGAATGCGTGGAATCGCGCTTGGGAAACTATTGTTTCTCTAGAATGGGTCCCTGCCGGAATTGAAGCACCCATTCCAGAATTCGATGAGTTCCCAACTTCAACCCCATCTGCCAGTGCCGCTGCTACTAGAAGCAAGCGCGCCAATGTGCCTATTCAGTTCGTCGATGTTGATGTGGAAGATTGGGACGCCGATCTACAGCACGGGGTGGACGAATCTTACACTCTAGACGCCAAGGCTGGTTCGGACGCGATTGATATCACTGCGAAGACGGTCTGGGGCGCCCTTCACGCTTTCACTACGCTCCAACAATTGGTCATCTCAGACGGAAACGGGGGTCTGATTCTTGAGCAGCCCGTCCACATCAAAGATGCGCCTCTCTACCCATATCGCGGACTTATGGTTGATACTGGGAGGAACTTCATCTCTGTCCGCAAGCTACACGAGCAGCTCGATGGCATGGCACTGTCGAAGCTCAATGTCCTTCACTGGCATCTGGACGATACCCAATCATGGCCGGTGCACATTGATGCTTACCCGGAGATGACCAAGGACGCATACTCCGCGCGCGAGACTTACTCCCATGATGACCTGCGCAATGTTGTGGCGTACGCGCGCGCCCGTGGAATCCGTGTGATCCCGGAAATTGATATGCCCGCCCACTCTGCCTCTGGTTGGCAACAGGTTGACCCCGATATTGTAGCCTGCGCCAATTCCTGGTGGTCCAACGACAACTGGCCGTTGCATACTGCAGTCCAGCCGAACCCAGGAcagctcgatatcatcaatccCAAGACGTACGAAGTCGTTCAAGACGTGTACGAAGAGCTATCAAGCATCTTCACCGATGACTGGTTCCATGTTGGTGGCGACGAGATTCAGCCCAACTGCTACAACTTCAGCACCTACGTGACTGAATGGTTCCAAGAGGACCCCTCGCGCACTTACAACGACCTCATGCAGCACTGGGTCGACAAGGCCGTGCCTATCTTCCGCAGCGTCAGCGACTCCCGCCGCCTAGTTATGTGGGAAGACGTCGTCCTCAATACCGAGCATGCTGACGACGTCCCGACAGACATCGTCATGCAAAGCTGGAACAACGGCCTCGAaaacatcaacaagctcaccGAACGCGGCTATGATGTGATCGTCTCCTCCGCGGACTTCATGTACCTCGACTGCGGCCGCGGAGGCTACGTCACCAACGACGACAGATACAACGAGCAGACCAACCCAGACCCTGACACCCCGAGTTTCAACTATGGCGGCATTGGCGGCTCCTGGTGCGGCCCGTACAAGACATGGCAACGCATCTACAACTACGATTTTACCCTCAACCTCACAAATGCCCAAGCAAAGCACGTCATCGGCGCAACAGCACCGCTCTGGTCCGAGCAGGTTGACGATGTCAACATCTCCAACCTGTTTTGGCCTCGGGCTGCAGCTCTCGCTGAACTCGTGTGGTCAGGCAACCGCGATGCAAAGGGGAACAAACGCACCACTCTCTTCACCCAACGAATCCTCAACTTCCGCGAGTATCTTCTTGCCAACGGCGTTATGGCTGCTACTGTCGTTCCGAAGTATTGCCTGCAGCACCCGCATGCTTGTGATTTAAATTATGACCAGACAGTCCTTCACTAG